A region from the Neurospora crassa OR74A linkage group V, whole genome shotgun sequence genome encodes:
- a CDS encoding NAD dependent epimerase/dehydratase: MSPVNNNQTKTALVTGATGLLGRQVVRAFQGLSVPTEVSSKAGWTWEVKGTGFSRADGVNVLKVDLEKAEEVERVLGDVSPQVLVHCAANRFPDKVDADPEGTRLLNVEATRTLARACASRGILLIYISTDYVFSGKPGEAPYEADAATGPTNLYGVTKLDGEKAVIEEFSKASKEGLGVVMRVPVLYGKTEEGRNEESAVNVLLDAVLKAQEGKKVKMDHWALRFPANTEDVGRVCRDVAVKYLSTSEAERTSLPRILQFSGEEQYTKYEMCQLFAEILGVPVDNIEANTEGNDPNASVQRPYDCHLSTKALKDLGIDVSTQDFAAWWRRELRAFRH, from the exons ATGTCCcccgtcaacaacaaccaaacaaAAACCGCCCTTGTCACGGGTGCCACCGGCCTCCTAGGCAGACAAGTCGTCCGCGCCTTTCAAGGCTTGAGCGTGCCTACTGAAGTTAGTTCCAAGGCTGGATGGACGTGGGAAGTCAAGGGAACGGGATTTTCCAGAGCGGATGGCGTCAATGTGCTGAAAGTAGATTTGGAGAAAgcagaggaggtggagagggtTTTGGGGGATGTCAG CCCTCAAGTCCTTGTACATTGCGCAGCCAACCGCTTCCCTGACAAGGTCGACGCCGATCCTGAAGGCACCCGTCTGCTCAACGTCGAAGCTACTCGCACTCTCGCCCGGGCTTGTGCTTCCCGTGGTATCCTCCTGATCTATATCTCTACCGACTACGTCTTCTCTGGAAAGCCAGGCGAGGCACCTTACGAAGCCGATGCTGCCACAGGCCCCACTAACCTCTACGGCGTTACTAAGCTGGATGGCGAGAAGGCTGTAATCGAGGAGTTTTCCAAGGCAAGCAAGGAGGGCTTGGGCGTGGTGATGAGGGTACCCGTGCTGTATggcaagacggaggagggcaGGAATGAAGAGAGTGCGGTCAACGTCCTCTTAGACGCAGTCCTCAAGGCGcaggagggaaagaaggtcAAGATGGACCATTGGGCGCTGAGGTTCCCTGCTAACACAGAGGACGTGGGTAGAGTTTGTCGGG ACGTCGCGGTCAAGTACCTGTCAACCAGCGAAGCCGAGAGGACATCGCTACCGAGAATCCTCCAGTTCTCTGGCGAGGAACAGTATACCAAGTATGAAATGTGTCAGCTCTTTGCTGAGATCTTGGGAGTTCCCGTTGATAACATCGAGGCGAACACGGAGGGCAACGACCCCAACGCAAGCGTTCAGCGTCCGTATGACTGCCACCTCAGCACCAAGGCGCTTAAGGATTTGGGTATTGATGTCTCAACCCAGGACTTTGCTGcctggtggaggagagaacTGAGAGC